A portion of the Faecalibacterium sp. I3-3-89 genome contains these proteins:
- the pstC gene encoding phosphate ABC transporter permease subunit PstC, translating to MKKFELPRTPAQWLEAIMNAIFFLCGILAVGCVAVITVYMFLSGLPAIGKIGPLKFLFGTEWASTAAEPKYGILPFVLSSIYGTLGASLIGVPVGLLTAVFLSKAAAPGVRNVVVTAVELLSGIPSVVFGLLGMQVLVPAVAKAFGKASGACLLSAIVVLSVMILPSIVSVSVTALNAVPLEYEQGSLALGATDTETWFKISIPAAKSGIAAGIVLGIGRAIGEAMAVMMVAGNSPNVPDGLFRSVTFLTTAIAKEMSYASGLQKQALFSIALVLFVFIMAINVLLNAVLKGGNKDET from the coding sequence ATGAAAAAGTTTGAGCTGCCCCGCACTCCGGCCCAGTGGCTGGAGGCCATCATGAATGCCATCTTCTTTCTCTGCGGCATCCTCGCGGTGGGCTGTGTGGCTGTCATCACGGTTTATATGTTCCTGTCGGGCCTGCCCGCCATCGGGAAGATCGGCCCGCTGAAGTTCCTCTTCGGCACCGAGTGGGCCTCCACGGCCGCCGAGCCGAAGTACGGCATCCTGCCCTTTGTGCTCTCCAGCATCTACGGCACGCTGGGCGCATCCCTCATCGGCGTGCCGGTGGGCCTGCTGACGGCGGTGTTCCTCTCGAAGGCCGCAGCGCCCGGCGTGCGGAACGTCGTGGTCACGGCGGTGGAGCTGCTGAGCGGCATCCCCAGCGTGGTGTTCGGTCTGCTGGGGATGCAGGTGCTGGTGCCTGCGGTAGCAAAAGCCTTTGGCAAGGCCTCGGGCGCCTGCCTGCTGTCGGCCATCGTGGTGCTGTCCGTTATGATCCTGCCCAGCATCGTCTCGGTGTCGGTGACGGCCCTCAACGCTGTCCCGCTGGAGTATGAGCAGGGCAGCCTCGCGCTGGGCGCTACGGACACCGAAACATGGTTCAAGATCAGCATCCCAGCGGCAAAGAGCGGCATCGCCGCCGGTATCGTGCTGGGCATCGGCCGCGCCATCGGCGAGGCCATGGCCGTCATGATGGTGGCCGGCAACAGCCCGAATGTGCCGGACGGCCTCTTCCGCAGCGTCACCTTCCTGACTACGGCCATTGCGAAGGAGATGAGCTACGCCAGCGGCCTGCAGAAACAGGCGCTGTTCAGCATCGCGCTGGTGCTGTTCGTCTTCATCATGGCCATCAATGTGCTGCTCAACGCTGTGCTGAAGGGAGGAAATAAGGATGAAACGTGA
- the pstA gene encoding phosphate ABC transporter permease PstA, with translation MKRDFSPSRRAWNIALTAAVWAAAVLVIALTAGVIGLVLIRGIPHISWNFLSTTASVLKGTDGILPAILNTLYVIFLTLLIVLPLGVGAAVYLTEYASNRKLIEVIEFTNETLAGIPSIIYGLVGMLVFAQTMGFKTCLLSGSLTLVVMNLPTIIRTTQESLKTVPQGYREGALGLGAGKWHIIRTIVLPCSIDGIVTGCILAVGRIVGESAALLFTAGAAEVIAGSIAKAYTSNGATLSVLLYLRAFEDGDFASAWGIGAVLLVLVLLIDLAARLAKTKLKQKQ, from the coding sequence ATGAAACGTGATTTCTCCCCCTCCCGCCGTGCGTGGAACATCGCGCTGACGGCGGCGGTCTGGGCTGCGGCGGTGCTGGTCATCGCCCTGACGGCGGGCGTCATCGGGCTGGTGCTCATCCGGGGCATTCCCCACATCAGCTGGAATTTCCTTTCCACCACCGCCAGCGTCCTCAAGGGCACCGACGGCATCCTGCCCGCCATCCTCAACACCCTGTATGTCATCTTCCTGACCCTGCTCATCGTGCTTCCGCTGGGCGTGGGCGCGGCGGTCTACCTGACCGAGTACGCCTCCAACCGAAAGCTCATCGAGGTCATCGAGTTCACCAATGAGACGCTGGCAGGCATCCCCAGTATCATCTACGGCCTTGTGGGTATGCTGGTCTTCGCCCAGACCATGGGCTTCAAGACCTGCCTGCTCTCCGGCAGTCTGACGCTGGTGGTCATGAACCTGCCCACCATCATCCGCACGACGCAGGAGTCGCTCAAGACGGTGCCGCAGGGCTACCGTGAGGGTGCCTTGGGCCTTGGCGCAGGCAAGTGGCACATCATCCGCACCATCGTGCTCCCGTGCAGCATCGACGGCATCGTCACCGGCTGCATCCTTGCTGTGGGCCGCATCGTGGGCGAAAGCGCCGCCCTCCTCTTCACCGCAGGTGCGGCGGAGGTCATCGCGGGCAGCATCGCCAAGGCCTACACCTCCAACGGCGCGACCCTCTCGGTCCTGCTCTATCTGCGGGCCTTCGAGGACGGCGACTTCGCCTCCGCGTGGGGCATCGGTGCGGTGCTGCTGGTGTTGGTGCTCCTCATCGACCTTGCAGCCCGTCTGGCAAAAACAAAGCTGAAACAGAAACAGTAA
- the pstB gene encoding phosphate ABC transporter ATP-binding protein PstB yields MASIITAKNLNLWYGDFKALKSISLDVGEKEITALIGPSGCGKSTFLKTLNRMNDLVPNVRIEGDVRLRGEDIFSKEMQLTDLRRRVGMVFQKANPFPMSIYDNITYGPKLHGVHNKAELDELVESSLRGAALWDEVKDRLRKSALGLSGGQQQRLCIARALAVKPEVLLMDEPTSALDPGSTMKVEELMSELKKNYTVVIVTHNMQQAARISDRTAFFLLGELVECGPTSEIFSTPKDKRTEDYISGRFG; encoded by the coding sequence ATGGCATCGATTATTACAGCCAAGAACCTGAACCTCTGGTACGGTGACTTCAAAGCCCTCAAGAGCATCTCGCTGGATGTGGGCGAAAAAGAGATCACGGCCCTCATCGGCCCCTCAGGCTGCGGCAAATCCACCTTTCTGAAGACCCTGAACCGGATGAATGACCTTGTGCCGAATGTCCGCATCGAGGGAGATGTCCGGCTGCGGGGCGAGGATATTTTCTCGAAGGAGATGCAGCTGACTGACCTGCGCCGCCGCGTTGGCATGGTCTTCCAGAAGGCAAACCCCTTCCCCATGAGCATCTACGACAACATCACCTATGGTCCCAAACTCCATGGCGTCCACAATAAGGCGGAGCTGGACGAGCTGGTGGAAAGCTCTCTGCGGGGCGCTGCCCTCTGGGACGAGGTGAAAGACCGCCTCAGGAAGAGCGCGCTGGGCCTTTCCGGGGGCCAGCAGCAGCGCCTGTGCATCGCCCGGGCACTGGCGGTCAAGCCGGAAGTGCTGCTGATGGACGAGCCGACCAGCGCCCTCGACCCCGGTTCCACCATGAAGGTCGAAGAGCTGATGAGCGAGCTGAAGAAGAACTACACCGTGGTCATCGTCACCCACAATATGCAGCAGGCAGCCCGCATCAGCGACCGCACGGCCTTCTTCCTGCTGGGCGAGCTGGTGGAGTGCGGCCCCACGAGTGAGATCTTC